A window from Herbaspirillum sp. meg3 encodes these proteins:
- a CDS encoding serine hydrolase codes for MRKYQKITLYCIAGLSLLVGLSWPVTSLLRLPSPTALLGLALELRPFSQSYVYFDSAPFVASANPQALQTSSPAESTSPSLFLSQQVAWRNGATLGLAQFLSQTHTDALLVIHRGQLVQELYPLGATRETVFPSYSVAKSILSDLTGIAVQEGKLSLSDPVRKYLPYLPEKFDVLKVNDLLNMHSGIHVDEKYDSVFSQIAYMYITTDLKRFVRGLGTTQFTPGEGFVYRSIDYLLLGMVLSVATGEPLTRYLQDKLWQPMGAQYPASWSVDSDAGAVEKSFCCINARAIDFARFGLLHLRRGQANGTAVLPESWMRRPEQVGVADADFAYGRGWWLPRRATNGQDYTAIGIHGQYVYIDPVSDTVIVKLSDHGAEQDEALTVAAFRSIVASLSAAKN; via the coding sequence ATGCGTAAATACCAGAAGATCACGTTGTACTGCATCGCCGGCTTAAGCTTGCTGGTGGGGTTGTCCTGGCCTGTCACAAGCTTACTGCGTCTGCCGTCGCCAACGGCGTTACTCGGCCTGGCTCTGGAGCTGCGACCATTTTCACAAAGCTACGTCTATTTCGATAGCGCGCCATTCGTAGCGAGTGCGAACCCGCAAGCGTTACAAACTTCCTCTCCCGCAGAATCGACTTCACCATCGCTATTTCTGTCCCAGCAAGTTGCCTGGCGCAATGGTGCAACGCTCGGCCTCGCTCAATTCCTCAGCCAGACTCACACCGACGCTTTGCTGGTCATCCATCGTGGTCAGTTGGTACAAGAACTCTACCCCCTCGGTGCAACACGCGAAACTGTCTTTCCGTCCTACTCCGTCGCCAAGTCCATCCTGTCCGACCTGACTGGTATTGCCGTGCAAGAAGGCAAACTGTCCCTGTCCGATCCGGTGCGCAAGTATCTGCCGTATCTGCCGGAGAAATTCGACGTGCTGAAAGTGAATGACCTGCTCAACATGCATTCCGGCATTCACGTCGATGAGAAATACGACAGCGTGTTTTCGCAGATCGCTTACATGTACATCACCACCGATCTCAAGCGATTCGTGCGCGGACTCGGGACGACGCAGTTCACGCCGGGCGAGGGCTTCGTTTATCGCAGCATCGACTATCTGTTGTTGGGGATGGTGTTGTCGGTGGCGACCGGTGAGCCGTTGACGCGCTATCTGCAGGACAAGCTGTGGCAGCCGATGGGCGCGCAGTATCCGGCGAGCTGGAGTGTGGATAGCGATGCGGGTGCGGTGGAAAAGAGTTTTTGCTGCATCAATGCGCGTGCTATCGATTTTGCGCGTTTTGGTCTGCTGCATTTGCGGCGCGGTCAGGCGAACGGCACAGCGGTGTTGCCGGAGAGCTGGATGCGGCGGCCGGAGCAGGTCGGTGTGGCGGATGCAGACTTTGCGTATGGTCGCGGCTGGTGGTTGCCGCGTCGTGCCACCAACGGGCAGGATTACACGGCGATCGGGATTCATGGGCAGTACGTCTACATCGATCCGGTCAGCGATACCGTCATCGTCAAGCTGAGCGATCACGGCGCGGAGCAGGATGAGGCGTTGACGGTGGCCGCTTTCCGCAGCATCGTGGCGTCGTTGTCGGCGGCGAAGAACTGA
- the fdhA gene encoding formaldehyde dehydrogenase, glutathione-independent, with translation MEENRGVVYVAHGRVEVQSIPFPKFDNPQGRKIEHGVILKVVTTNICGSDQHMVRGRTTAPSGLVLGHEITGEVIEVGKDVETLKKGDLVSVPFNVACGRCRTCKEQHTGVCLSVNPARAGGAYGYVDMGGWIGGQAEYVMVPYADFNLLRFPDKDKAMEKITDLTCLSDILPTGFHGAVTAGVGPGSTVYVAGAGPVGLAAAASARLLGAAVVIVGDVNATRLQHARSVGFETVDLSQDATLADQIAAILGDSEVDCAIDCVGFEARGHGHSGSQVEAPATVLNSLMEITRAAGRIGIPGLYVTDDPGAVDTAAKRGSLSIRLGLGWAKSHSLHTGQTPVMKYNRQLMQAILWDRLHIADIVGVQVISLDQAPKGYGEFDAGAPKKFVIDPHGALAA, from the coding sequence ATGGAAGAAAATCGTGGTGTTGTTTATGTCGCGCACGGGCGCGTCGAAGTGCAGTCGATTCCTTTTCCCAAGTTCGACAATCCGCAAGGGCGGAAGATCGAACACGGCGTCATCCTCAAGGTCGTGACCACCAACATCTGCGGCTCCGACCAGCACATGGTGCGCGGCCGCACAACCGCGCCATCTGGATTGGTGCTCGGGCACGAGATCACCGGTGAAGTGATCGAAGTCGGCAAAGACGTCGAAACGCTCAAAAAAGGTGACCTGGTTTCCGTCCCCTTCAACGTCGCCTGCGGCCGCTGCCGCACCTGCAAGGAGCAACACACCGGCGTCTGCCTCAGCGTCAACCCGGCGCGTGCAGGTGGCGCCTACGGCTACGTGGACATGGGTGGCTGGATCGGTGGACAGGCTGAATACGTCATGGTGCCCTACGCCGATTTCAACCTGCTGCGCTTTCCGGACAAAGACAAGGCCATGGAAAAGATCACCGACCTGACGTGCCTGTCCGACATCTTGCCGACCGGCTTCCATGGCGCCGTCACCGCAGGCGTCGGCCCAGGCTCGACCGTCTATGTCGCCGGCGCTGGTCCGGTCGGTTTGGCTGCAGCCGCATCGGCACGCTTGCTCGGCGCGGCAGTCGTCATCGTCGGCGACGTCAATGCCACGCGCCTGCAACATGCCCGCAGCGTCGGCTTCGAGACAGTCGACCTGTCGCAAGATGCGACGCTGGCGGATCAGATCGCCGCAATCCTCGGCGACTCGGAAGTGGACTGCGCCATCGATTGCGTCGGCTTCGAAGCACGCGGCCACGGTCACAGCGGCTCGCAAGTCGAAGCACCGGCAACCGTGCTGAACTCCCTCATGGAAATCACCCGCGCCGCCGGACGCATCGGCATCCCCGGCCTCTACGTCACCGACGACCCGGGCGCCGTGGACACCGCAGCCAAACGCGGCAGCCTCAGCATCCGCCTGGGACTGGGATGGGCCAAGTCGCACAGCCTGCACACCGGCCAGACGCCAGTGATGAAATACAACCGCCAGCTCATGCAAGCCATCCTGTGGGACCGCCTGCACATCGCCGACATCGTCGGCGTGCAGGTGATCTCGCTGGATCAGGCGCCCAAGGGCTACGGCGAATTCGATGCGGGTGCGCCGAAGAAGTTTGTGATTGATCCGCATGGCGCGTTGGCGGCGTAG
- a CDS encoding ImmA/IrrE family metallo-endopeptidase, translating to METKVEPKVIRSDEQYHEYLGEIQRLMAGMPIIGSPAADRLELLSVLVDSYENQKYPVETPDPIDAILFRMEEQGLKQTDLVPYFGTRSRVSEVLARKRPLTVQMIRALSIGLGISTETLVGLSVPSQAQKGDNLDWGKFPIKEMVARGWVRKLTDKASDSIEELVQRFIADIGIQFGDAAFKRTLSGDAYSPSTKYALFAWLAKVIQLSREKKSNLGKFDAEILSVSFLKELAQLSWFEQGPLLAVEFLEKHGIAVVIEPHLKGTMLDGAALKDADGTPIVALTLRFDRLDNFWFTLMHEVAHLWKHIGADETFLDNLDAASEDRREVEANRIARESFIPRVVWKRSDAYLSPSRESIDRLSRELKIHPSIIAGRVHREKNNYQLFPELIGQGEVRKLFNLEVV from the coding sequence ATGGAAACTAAGGTTGAACCTAAAGTAATACGCTCTGATGAGCAATATCATGAGTATCTGGGGGAAATCCAGCGTTTGATGGCTGGAATGCCTATCATCGGATCGCCAGCTGCGGACAGGTTAGAACTCTTGTCGGTGTTGGTCGATTCTTATGAGAATCAAAAGTACCCTGTCGAAACTCCTGATCCAATTGATGCAATTCTTTTCCGAATGGAAGAGCAGGGGCTAAAGCAAACCGATCTTGTCCCGTATTTTGGGACGAGAAGTCGAGTATCTGAAGTCTTGGCTAGGAAGAGGCCGCTCACTGTTCAGATGATTCGAGCCCTGTCTATTGGTTTGGGTATCTCTACAGAGACGCTAGTGGGACTGTCTGTGCCATCTCAAGCGCAGAAAGGCGATAACCTTGATTGGGGGAAGTTTCCCATTAAGGAAATGGTCGCTCGGGGATGGGTTAGAAAACTAACGGATAAGGCGTCGGATTCGATTGAAGAGCTTGTTCAGCGTTTCATTGCTGATATTGGAATTCAATTCGGCGATGCAGCTTTTAAGCGTACGTTGAGCGGTGACGCGTATTCGCCGAGTACCAAATATGCCTTGTTTGCATGGCTGGCCAAAGTGATACAGCTGAGTCGAGAGAAAAAATCGAACTTAGGAAAGTTTGATGCAGAGATTCTTTCTGTGTCCTTCTTGAAAGAGCTTGCTCAATTAAGTTGGTTTGAACAAGGACCTCTTTTGGCTGTGGAATTTTTAGAGAAGCATGGAATTGCAGTTGTCATTGAGCCTCATCTAAAAGGAACAATGCTGGATGGGGCAGCACTTAAAGATGCAGATGGAACTCCGATCGTAGCGTTAACTTTGCGTTTTGATCGACTAGATAATTTTTGGTTTACCTTGATGCATGAAGTGGCTCATCTATGGAAGCATATTGGCGCTGACGAAACGTTTTTAGATAATCTAGATGCCGCATCTGAAGACCGTCGCGAGGTCGAGGCAAATCGCATAGCCAGGGAATCCTTTATTCCACGAGTAGTTTGGAAACGAAGTGATGCATATTTGTCGCCTAGTCGGGAGTCGATAGATCGGCTTTCACGTGAGCTGAAAATTCATCCGTCAATTATTGCCGGTCGAGTTCATCGAGAAAAAAATAACTATCAACTGTTTCCTGAGTTGATAGGGCAGGGTGAAGTGCGAAAGCTCTTCAATTTAGAGGTTGTTTAA
- a CDS encoding type III toxin-antitoxin system ToxN/AbiQ family toxin, with protein sequence MKKWALYPVKYKTKKWRKPLFFCSKEIMRFYTVKNEYIAHLRGVDKNVPENYGGKRPYVGVVIEINGCKYLAPLTSYKPKQDGFKNSPAIMKLHERGNPANKLGMIQLSNMIPVTDDVVVELDLTKEDPKYQRMLQKQLEFIKTQRDEIVDKTTKLYKLVCTDKNPFYVKLSCDFANLETALQEYVRPSDRN encoded by the coding sequence TTGAAAAAATGGGCTTTGTACCCCGTTAAGTACAAAACTAAAAAGTGGCGAAAGCCACTTTTTTTTTGCTCGAAAGAAATTATGCGATTCTATACAGTAAAAAACGAATATATAGCGCATCTCCGGGGGGTAGACAAAAACGTTCCCGAGAACTACGGAGGGAAGCGGCCGTATGTTGGCGTAGTGATAGAGATCAACGGTTGCAAATATTTGGCGCCATTAACCTCATATAAGCCCAAGCAAGATGGATTTAAAAATAGCCCGGCAATAATGAAATTGCATGAGCGCGGAAATCCAGCAAACAAGCTTGGAATGATTCAGCTAAGCAATATGATTCCTGTGACTGACGATGTCGTCGTGGAATTGGATCTGACTAAGGAGGATCCAAAATATCAACGAATGCTGCAAAAGCAATTGGAGTTTATTAAAACTCAGAGAGATGAGATTGTCGATAAGACAACGAAACTCTATAAGCTTGTCTGTACAGACAAAAACCCTTTTTACGTAAAATTGTCTTGTGATTTTGCCAATCTCGAGACTGCTTTGCAGGAATATGTTCGGCCCTCTGATCGTAACTGA
- a CDS encoding NAD(P)-dependent oxidoreductase, whose amino-acid sequence MPMAASDTALVSVCLIGYGEAGKILAQGLSATGRYAVSAYDILFSDAANRPMREAAAAGVTLHDDLTVAIADADVIISAVTASSAHDVVASVAASIRAGQFFLDINSVSPALKQESYALLTSRRARYVEAAVMASIPPYGIAVPMLLGGPHAAGFMALMAQSGMQMKIASENIGVASAIKMCRSVMIKGLEALTVESMFTARHYGVEEEVLASLTETFPGIDWPRQADYLVSRVVQHGRRRAAEMREVAHTVSDAGLAPLLSSAIAERQDWLADQVQAGIVDKHKKSWREVADRIAAVSATTTTATATEIKVSKKTA is encoded by the coding sequence ATGCCCATGGCAGCGTCCGATACCGCCCTCGTTTCTGTCTGCCTGATAGGCTACGGCGAAGCAGGCAAGATCCTGGCCCAAGGTTTGTCGGCGACCGGGCGCTATGCTGTCTCTGCGTATGACATCCTGTTCTCGGACGCTGCTAATCGGCCCATGCGTGAAGCTGCCGCTGCCGGCGTGACCTTGCATGACGACCTCACTGTCGCCATCGCCGATGCCGATGTCATCATCTCCGCTGTCACCGCCAGCTCCGCACACGATGTCGTCGCCAGCGTCGCAGCGTCGATACGCGCCGGTCAATTTTTCCTCGATATCAACTCCGTCTCACCGGCACTGAAACAGGAAAGCTACGCGCTACTCACAAGCCGCCGCGCGCGCTATGTCGAAGCTGCGGTAATGGCGTCCATTCCGCCTTACGGCATCGCCGTACCGATGCTGCTGGGAGGGCCACATGCCGCCGGTTTCATGGCACTGATGGCGCAGTCCGGCATGCAGATGAAGATCGCCTCCGAGAACATTGGGGTGGCGTCGGCCATCAAGATGTGCCGCAGCGTGATGATCAAGGGACTGGAGGCACTCACCGTTGAAAGCATGTTCACCGCGCGCCACTACGGTGTGGAGGAAGAAGTACTCGCCTCGCTGACAGAAACTTTTCCCGGTATCGACTGGCCGCGCCAGGCCGACTACCTCGTCTCCCGCGTCGTCCAGCATGGCCGCCGCCGCGCCGCTGAGATGCGCGAAGTCGCGCACACCGTTTCCGATGCGGGTCTGGCGCCATTGCTTTCGTCCGCCATCGCCGAACGCCAGGACTGGCTGGCCGATCAGGTGCAGGCGGGCATCGTCGACAAACACAAAAAAAGCTGGCGCGAGGTCGCCGACCGTATTGCCGCAGTCTCGGCGACAACGACAACAGCAACCGCAACCGAAATCAAGGTCTCGAAGAAGACGGCTTGA
- a CDS encoding beta family protein: MNPQYVPILKAKPGELKALEKLSTRSVSKVLPLFDLHRQKDGVAAMDHLDKLAFLISSAWTGGQVFVDIPKWKPNAQAENGEHVLAYACSQLSMLGVPASAVASYDRWDDPEYQRALAGLSEEGQKRFCIRLEKDALEDVGDPDYFMDKLDELMDRLAIVPSHCFVVVDLGDIFHSAVVDLMPLVTDALTLLEPIGFGGIVVAGCSLPTTVNQAVKKINSAGFVERREAVLWKSICAERRNTDIIFGDYGIRNPSGEEDVIAPNMNGKIRYTLTNRYLVVRGHSIQVPPKGAQTHALAQYLIASGHYMGPAFSWGDQRIQDCANLVFKGNAGDWIAIDTNHHLEAVLAEIFEFQRHVATLTR; encoded by the coding sequence ATGAATCCCCAATATGTCCCGATTTTAAAAGCGAAGCCAGGTGAATTGAAGGCACTTGAGAAGCTGTCGACGCGGTCTGTTAGCAAGGTTTTGCCACTTTTTGATTTGCATCGTCAGAAAGATGGCGTCGCTGCGATGGATCACTTGGATAAACTAGCCTTTCTGATCTCATCGGCTTGGACTGGTGGGCAGGTGTTTGTTGATATCCCTAAATGGAAGCCTAACGCTCAGGCGGAAAACGGAGAGCATGTTCTTGCGTATGCTTGCTCGCAGCTCTCTATGCTTGGTGTTCCAGCTAGTGCTGTGGCGTCTTATGATCGTTGGGACGACCCAGAATATCAACGTGCGTTAGCGGGACTGAGCGAAGAGGGACAAAAGAGATTTTGTATTCGCTTGGAAAAGGATGCCCTGGAGGATGTCGGTGATCCTGATTACTTCATGGATAAGCTGGACGAACTTATGGATCGTTTGGCCATAGTCCCGTCGCATTGCTTTGTTGTGGTTGATCTTGGTGATATTTTTCATTCTGCTGTAGTGGATTTGATGCCGCTTGTGACGGATGCACTTACGTTGCTTGAACCCATCGGATTCGGTGGAATTGTGGTTGCCGGTTGCTCGCTGCCTACAACGGTAAATCAAGCGGTGAAAAAAATTAATTCCGCTGGATTTGTTGAGCGCCGAGAAGCCGTGCTTTGGAAGTCGATCTGCGCGGAGCGCCGCAATACAGATATCATTTTCGGAGACTACGGTATTCGTAATCCCAGTGGTGAAGAGGATGTGATTGCGCCAAACATGAATGGTAAGATTCGTTATACCCTGACGAATCGTTATTTGGTTGTACGCGGTCACTCAATTCAGGTTCCCCCGAAAGGTGCGCAGACGCATGCCTTGGCTCAATACCTGATTGCGTCGGGTCACTACATGGGGCCGGCGTTTAGTTGGGGCGATCAGCGTATTCAAGATTGTGCAAATTTAGTGTTTAAGGGTAATGCTGGTGATTGGATTGCAATCGATACAAATCATCATTTGGAGGCGGTGCTTGCAGAAATATTTGAATTTCAGCGGCATGTCGCAACGCTTACTCGCTAA
- a CDS encoding LysR family transcriptional regulator has translation MTSTVSLRHLRAFITVAELGSVTRAADALYRAQSAITRSVHELETVIGESLFERKSSGMLLTVFGNTLLFRARRAAQEFELARDEIYSKIKTPTGAMKTSILSMLFNERRLQIFVKLAESHHMPTVANALGITQPAVSASISDLETSLGATLFQRTPKGMLLTEAGALLLFRAKRALAELRHAEADISALKGTTQGRVVVGALPLSRTTILPRAIASVIAAHPQLRITTIEGPFDSLAARLRAGDIDFILGALRPPEYANDLHGEPLLEDKMSVIVRRGHPLTQKSKVTLDDMMRAQWILSSKGTPARALFESSMSRKDMPAPTEVVETSDLAILRGLLLHSDMVTAISAQQLEYEIHSNALQVLDFDLPRTSRTIGITQREESHPSPGAVVLMDAIREVATQMERRAANSGHW, from the coding sequence ATGACATCCACCGTAAGCCTGCGTCATCTGCGCGCCTTCATCACCGTCGCCGAACTGGGCAGCGTCACCCGCGCCGCTGATGCGCTGTATCGTGCGCAATCAGCAATCACGCGCTCGGTACACGAGCTTGAAACGGTTATCGGCGAGTCCCTGTTTGAACGAAAATCCAGCGGCATGCTGCTGACGGTATTCGGTAATACCTTGCTGTTTCGCGCACGCAGGGCGGCGCAGGAATTTGAGCTGGCGCGCGACGAAATCTATAGCAAGATCAAGACGCCCACAGGCGCGATGAAGACTTCCATCTTGTCGATGCTGTTCAATGAGCGTCGTCTGCAGATCTTCGTCAAGCTGGCCGAATCGCATCACATGCCAACCGTCGCCAACGCGCTTGGTATCACTCAGCCGGCGGTAAGCGCTTCCATCTCTGATCTGGAAACCAGTCTCGGTGCGACCTTGTTTCAACGCACGCCCAAGGGCATGCTGCTGACCGAAGCCGGCGCCTTGCTGCTGTTTCGCGCCAAGCGTGCGCTGGCAGAGCTGCGCCACGCCGAGGCCGATATCTCGGCGCTCAAGGGAACCACGCAAGGCCGTGTGGTTGTCGGCGCATTGCCCTTAAGCCGTACGACCATCTTGCCGCGCGCGATTGCCAGCGTGATTGCCGCGCATCCGCAGTTGCGCATCACCACCATCGAGGGGCCTTTCGATAGCCTGGCGGCACGTCTGCGTGCGGGGGACATTGACTTCATCCTTGGTGCATTGCGCCCGCCGGAATACGCCAACGACCTGCACGGCGAGCCGTTGCTGGAAGACAAGATGTCGGTGATCGTGCGGCGCGGTCATCCGCTGACGCAGAAGTCGAAGGTGACGCTTGACGACATGATGCGCGCGCAGTGGATCTTGTCGAGCAAGGGGACGCCGGCGCGTGCGCTGTTTGAATCGTCGATGAGCCGCAAGGACATGCCGGCGCCGACTGAAGTGGTCGAGACCAGCGACCTCGCGATCTTGCGCGGCCTGCTGCTGCACAGCGATATGGTCACCGCGATCTCGGCGCAGCAGCTGGAGTATGAAATTCACTCCAACGCGTTGCAGGTGCTGGACTTTGACCTGCCGCGCACCTCGCGCACCATCGGCATCACGCAACGGGAAGAAAGCCATCCGTCGCCGGGTGCGGTCGTACTGATGGATGCCATACGGGAAGTGGCGACACAGATGGAGCGCCGCGCCGCCAACAGCGGTCATTGGTGA